One Pectobacterium colocasium DNA segment encodes these proteins:
- a CDS encoding GTPase, with translation MDHQTIRNQMQSLVRDHVPSNARSFRFNIFDGQPKVSTLGFHIDPKPFEGKIIARTEDAIVVKTGRIEFAVLDRTLVTEDPDEGARVQVEPYARHRFDGLRADTPEERTEYTADGTPYKLQTYVLGSAPTKLPIPQPRCPELQELIRQLEELPAPDGFRRITHLLVDAGARDFTWVDPLPKDIIATPPAISFNTSTAKFNGRVTVQYERADDLYAVVLSHDGELVERVDGVFFDTLGDVLLRLIDDGSWRRIRVRTIQKPLRRKS, from the coding sequence ATGGATCATCAAACCATTCGCAATCAGATGCAGTCATTGGTGCGTGACCACGTTCCTTCCAATGCCCGCAGTTTCAGGTTCAACATTTTTGACGGCCAGCCCAAGGTGTCGACACTGGGCTTTCACATTGATCCCAAGCCTTTTGAAGGAAAGATCATCGCCAGGACGGAGGATGCCATTGTCGTCAAGACGGGCAGAATCGAGTTCGCCGTGCTTGACCGGACGCTCGTGACCGAAGATCCCGACGAAGGAGCCAGGGTGCAGGTCGAACCCTACGCACGGCATCGGTTCGACGGTCTTCGCGCAGACACCCCCGAAGAGCGCACCGAATACACCGCTGATGGCACGCCCTACAAGCTCCAGACGTATGTACTCGGCTCCGCCCCCACCAAACTGCCGATCCCGCAACCCCGCTGCCCGGAGTTACAGGAACTGATCAGGCAACTGGAGGAGCTGCCGGCACCGGATGGTTTTCGTCGGATTACGCATCTGCTGGTTGATGCGGGTGCGCGAGATTTCACCTGGGTTGATCCACTGCCCAAGGACATCATCGCTACACCACCAGCTATCAGCTTCAACACAAGCACGGCGAAATTCAATGGCCGCGTCACTGTGCAATACGAACGCGCCGACGACCTCTATGCCGTCGTGCTGAGCCACGATGGAGAGTTGGTCGAACGGGTTGACGGTGTGTTCTTCGATACCCTCGGAGACGTATTGCTCAGGCTGATCGACGATGGCAGTTGGCGTCGCATACGTGTGCGCACCATTCAAAAGCCGCTGCGGCGCAAGTCATGA
- a CDS encoding DUF3085 domain-containing protein: MTLRFKGAELRPVIAEAVANQCRIILVKDQGVYWLAEHGERHPDGRQKLIAYAIGCNPDVAPFDDWWERSRAEFGGDDFGEFFEPGDRVFTGILDGAGDLEVSATATQIFLQVVATNSDSH; the protein is encoded by the coding sequence ATGACTTTACGCTTCAAAGGAGCCGAATTGCGGCCCGTCATCGCCGAAGCGGTTGCCAATCAGTGCCGCATCATTCTGGTCAAGGATCAGGGTGTTTACTGGCTCGCCGAGCATGGTGAACGCCATCCCGATGGGCGTCAAAAGCTGATCGCCTACGCGATTGGCTGCAACCCTGACGTTGCGCCCTTCGACGACTGGTGGGAGCGCTCACGCGCTGAGTTCGGTGGCGACGACTTTGGCGAATTTTTCGAACCTGGTGACAGGGTGTTTACCGGCATCCTGGATGGTGCCGGCGATCTCGAAGTGTCCGCTACCGCAACACAGATTTTCCTGCAAGTTGTCGCGACAAACTCCGATAGCCACTGA